The Synergistaceae bacterium genome has a window encoding:
- a CDS encoding RluA family pseudouridine synthase, translating to MSEAGERETSSLFFYGDEGAAGDVAVQQSFTVAGDMAGHRIDFVLSRAMGISRGFSQKLIKEGRVSLVPERRIKPSIKAAEGDVMNVTVPPPEVLDLEPEDVPFDVIWHDDDIIVVNKPAGLVVHPAPGHWSGTLVHGLLYRFPDMGNLNGVRRPGIVHRLDATTSGLMVVARNGLAQEGLFRDFKSRRVEKEYLALCYGTPPSKEGVIRYPVGRDPYNRLRMAVVDDGRDAWTDYSVIWSKNGYSFVRCRLHTGRTHQIRVHMRAINCPLVGDRLYAPSQKSPFGEERIFLHSWRLAFVHPRTAAKMEFRVPLPRELGDFLKEARR from the coding sequence ATGTCAGAAGCGGGGGAGAGGGAGACCTCTTCCCTGTTTTTCTATGGCGACGAAGGGGCTGCCGGCGATGTTGCCGTGCAGCAGTCCTTTACCGTTGCCGGCGATATGGCGGGCCACAGGATCGATTTCGTGCTGTCGCGGGCAATGGGCATAAGCAGGGGATTTTCTCAGAAACTGATCAAAGAGGGACGCGTCTCACTGGTCCCCGAAAGGCGCATAAAGCCATCGATAAAGGCCGCGGAAGGTGATGTGATGAACGTCACGGTGCCGCCGCCGGAAGTTCTGGACCTTGAGCCCGAGGATGTGCCTTTCGATGTTATATGGCATGACGATGATATAATCGTGGTAAACAAGCCGGCAGGCCTTGTCGTGCACCCCGCGCCCGGGCACTGGAGCGGCACGCTGGTCCACGGGCTTCTGTACAGGTTTCCCGACATGGGGAACCTCAACGGCGTGCGGCGCCCCGGCATAGTGCACAGGCTGGACGCCACGACTTCCGGCCTTATGGTGGTCGCGCGCAACGGGCTCGCCCAGGAGGGCCTGTTCAGGGATTTCAAGTCGCGCAGGGTAGAGAAGGAGTATCTTGCCCTATGTTATGGCACGCCGCCTTCAAAGGAGGGCGTGATACGCTATCCCGTAGGCAGGGACCCGTACAACAGGCTGAGGATGGCCGTTGTCGACGACGGCAGGGACGCATGGACGGATTACAGCGTGATATGGAGCAAAAACGGTTATTCATTCGTCAGATGCCGCCTGCATACAGGCAGGACGCACCAGATACGCGTCCACATGCGGGCGATAAACTGCCCGCTCGTAGGGGACAGGCTGTATGCTCCGTCCCAAAAATCCCCGTTTGGCGAAGAACGTATATTCCTTCACTCATGGAGGCTTGCCTTTGTCCACCCCAGGACCGCAGCCAAAATGGAATTCCGCGTCCCGCTGCCCCGGGAACTGGGAGATTTTCTGAAGGAAGCGAGGAGATGA